Proteins encoded in a region of the Thermodesulfobacteriota bacterium genome:
- the coaD gene encoding pantetheine-phosphate adenylyltransferase, with product MGKHRIVGEVVAVYPGTFDPITNGHIDVVNRALNMFDRVIIAVAVNPTKKPLFTIEERVEIIRETINENPRIEIDTFTGLLVDYVANCQANVIVRGLRAVSDFDYEFQMALMNRRLNRNIETVFLMTGFRWIFISSTMIREVASLGGSVEGLVPDVACRRLKEKFKIS from the coding sequence GTGGGTAAGCATAGAATCGTGGGAGAGGTCGTTGCCGTCTATCCCGGGACGTTTGATCCTATAACTAACGGTCACATTGATGTAGTCAACCGGGCACTCAATATGTTTGACCGGGTTATTATTGCCGTAGCCGTAAACCCGACTAAAAAGCCCCTCTTTACAATTGAAGAACGCGTGGAGATAATCCGGGAGACTATTAATGAAAATCCACGGATAGAGATCGATACCTTTACCGGTCTCCTCGTAGATTATGTAGCCAACTGTCAGGCCAATGTTATTGTGCGCGGGCTGCGGGCTGTCTCGGATTTCGATTATGAATTTCAGATGGCCCTGATGAATCGCCGGCTCAACCGTAATATTGAAACTGTCTTTCTCATGACCGGGTTCCGCTGGATCTTTATCAGCTCTACCATGATCAGGGAAGTAGCAAGCTTGGGGGGATCAGTAGAAGGGTTAGTCCCGGATGTGGCTTGCCGCCGGTTGAAGGAGAAATTTAAGATATCCTAA
- the rsmD gene encoding 16S rRNA (guanine(966)-N(2))-methyltransferase RsmD encodes MRIIAGTAKGRNLAPIKGKGIRPTSDKIRQAIFNILNQDWDEARVLDLFAGTGALGVEALSRGASEAVFIDHHPYAIETIKKNLLLCGFSEKGRVFQKNPLHGLGFLEKPGLLFDVIFMDPPYGQGMARKTLELLARGNLMKPDGVVVVECDKAEVLSSPAGFQIQDEKRVYGRTAVYFFEKEGKKITTENTEK; translated from the coding sequence TTGCGTATTATTGCCGGTACGGCTAAAGGACGGAACCTAGCGCCGATAAAAGGAAAAGGGATCCGGCCTACCAGCGACAAGATTCGGCAGGCTATTTTTAATATCCTGAACCAGGACTGGGATGAAGCCCGGGTGTTGGACCTCTTTGCCGGTACGGGTGCCTTGGGTGTTGAAGCCTTAAGCCGCGGGGCGTCAGAGGCAGTTTTTATTGACCACCATCCCTATGCCATTGAGACCATCAAAAAGAATCTCTTGCTCTGCGGTTTTTCCGAAAAAGGACGAGTCTTCCAGAAAAATCCGCTACATGGCCTGGGATTTCTGGAAAAGCCCGGACTCCTTTTTGATGTAATCTTTATGGACCCTCCTTACGGCCAAGGCATGGCCCGGAAAACGCTGGAGTTGCTGGCCCGGGGTAATTTAATGAAACCGGATGGGGTAGTGGTGGTGGAATGCGATAAGGCAGAGGTTTTATCTTCCCCTGCCGGTTTTCAGATACAGGATGAAAAAAGAGTTTATGGCCGAACTGCGGTCTATTTTTTTGAGAAAGAAGGAAAAAAAATTACCACAGAGAACACAGAGAAATGA
- a CDS encoding class II fructose-bisphosphate aldolase, with protein MALPAADKVLAQRPSYVIGRLGKGNKVCLLNSKDILRVLKDKKAIVMACNTRIKHVIPGIMRAAEELDAVVAFELAKSEGHIDGGYTGQDPETYFTTVTGYAEERNFTRPFFIHGDHITVKNTSDKEIESARRLIAAELAAGYTSFAVDASFNELPDNIRITAELARPIIDQGIGLEVEVGEIKSAGQEAMLTTMEEAVAFISGLKATGVRPDMLAINNGSKHGNYLEGEKIFIDLERTGHIYEAVKGDGVVIAQHGITGTPLHLMGRFADYGIRKGNVGTQWQNVAHKGLPAGLMEEMRAWARENNKDIKMATKPFKQKIDNIPSENKKMIEDMAYEEAKELITAFRAVGTASIVIEGLS; from the coding sequence ATGGCACTTCCAGCTGCGGACAAAGTTTTGGCCCAAAGGCCATCTTATGTGATCGGGAGACTTGGCAAGGGAAACAAGGTATGCCTGTTAAACTCTAAGGACATCTTAAGGGTGCTTAAAGATAAAAAGGCTATTGTTATGGCCTGTAACACGCGCATCAAACATGTCATCCCCGGGATTATGCGGGCGGCCGAAGAGTTGGACGCTGTGGTGGCTTTTGAGCTGGCCAAGAGCGAGGGCCATATAGACGGCGGTTATACCGGTCAGGACCCTGAGACCTATTTTACTACGGTTACCGGCTATGCAGAAGAGAGAAATTTTACCCGGCCTTTTTTCATCCATGGCGACCATATCACCGTCAAAAACACCTCGGATAAAGAGATCGAATCGGCCCGCCGGCTCATTGCAGCAGAACTGGCCGCCGGATACACCTCATTTGCTGTAGATGCCTCTTTTAATGAATTGCCGGATAACATCCGTATTACTGCCGAACTGGCCCGGCCCATTATTGACCAGGGTATCGGTCTTGAGGTGGAGGTGGGGGAGATAAAGTCTGCCGGCCAGGAGGCCATGTTGACCACGATGGAAGAGGCCGTAGCCTTTATTTCCGGCCTTAAGGCCACTGGTGTGCGCCCGGATATGCTGGCTATTAACAATGGCTCCAAGCATGGTAATTATCTGGAAGGAGAGAAGATATTTATCGATCTGGAGCGCACCGGTCATATCTACGAGGCCGTTAAAGGGGACGGGGTAGTAATTGCTCAGCATGGGATTACCGGCACTCCGCTGCATCTGATGGGCCGTTTTGCTGATTATGGTATTCGCAAGGGCAACGTGGGCACCCAGTGGCAGAATGTTGCCCATAAAGGACTGCCAGCCGGTCTAATGGAGGAAATGAGGGCCTGGGCCAGAGAGAATAACAAAGATATAAAGATGGCCACCAAGCCATTTAAACAAAAGATAGATAATATACCGTCCGAAAATAAGAAGATGATCGAAGATATGGCTTACGAAGAGGCCAAAGAGCTTATAACCGCATTCCGGGCGGTAGGTACGGCCTCCATAGTCATCGAAGGGCTTTCATAA
- a CDS encoding aspartate-semialdehyde dehydrogenase: MGKKAKYNVAVAGATGAVGQCMIKVLEERKFPVDEVRLLASERSVGKELTFQGHKVPVDRLTRDSFKGIDIALFSAGAARSLEFAPAAAASGAVVVDNSSAFRMDPDVPLVVPEVNPGDVGLYTKKGIIANPNCSTIQMVVALKPIHDVAGIKRIVVSTYQAVSGTGQKAIAELEEQVRAYVAGKEMPRSVYPHQIAFNCLPHIDSFLPNGYTKEEMKMVNETRKIIGDDSIRVTATTVRVPVFWGHSESVNIETEKKITADNVKELLKKTPGVVVIDDPAQNLYPLAIYAAGRDETFVGRIREDESIANGINMWVVADNIRKGAATNAVQIAEILIEKYL, from the coding sequence ATGGGCAAAAAGGCTAAATACAACGTAGCGGTGGCCGGGGCCACCGGGGCGGTTGGTCAGTGTATGATTAAGGTGCTGGAGGAGAGAAAATTCCCAGTGGATGAAGTTCGTCTCCTGGCCTCAGAACGGTCTGTAGGTAAGGAGTTGACCTTTCAGGGGCATAAGGTACCGGTGGACCGGTTGACCAGGGATTCCTTTAAAGGGATAGATATCGCCCTATTTTCCGCAGGGGCGGCACGGAGTTTAGAATTTGCCCCGGCGGCTGCGGCATCCGGGGCGGTGGTGGTGGATAACTCAAGCGCCTTTCGCATGGACCCGGATGTTCCCCTGGTGGTACCGGAGGTCAATCCCGGTGATGTTGGCCTGTACACGAAAAAAGGCATTATTGCCAATCCAAATTGTTCGACCATCCAGATGGTGGTGGCCCTTAAGCCAATCCATGATGTAGCCGGGATTAAACGTATCGTAGTGTCAACCTACCAGGCGGTATCCGGGACCGGGCAGAAGGCTATTGCGGAGCTGGAAGAACAAGTGCGCGCTTATGTAGCCGGAAAGGAAATGCCCCGGTCGGTATATCCGCACCAGATCGCCTTTAACTGTCTTCCGCATATCGACTCTTTCCTGCCCAATGGCTATACCAAAGAAGAAATGAAGATGGTCAACGAGACCAGAAAGATCATAGGTGATGATTCCATCCGGGTGACGGCCACTACAGTCCGCGTGCCTGTCTTCTGGGGACATTCAGAGTCTGTAAATATCGAGACGGAAAAAAAGATCACGGCGGACAACGTCAAAGAGCTTCTGAAAAAAACCCCTGGTGTAGTAGTAATTGACGATCCTGCCCAAAATCTGTATCCTTTAGCTATATATGCTGCCGGGCGTGATGAGACCTTTGTAGGCCGGATTCGCGAGGACGAGTCGATTGCCAATGGAATTAATATGTGGGTTGTCGCTGATAACATCCGTAAGGGGGCAGCTACAAATGCAGTGCAGATAGCGGAGATATTGATTGAAAAATATTTGTAG